CGGAAGAAGTCACCCGGGCGTCGTGCTGGTTGATGCTCGACGCCACGCCGGCGTGCCGGTGCAGGTCAATCAGAGCGCGGTGATAAAGGAATAATCTGCGGACGGCGTCTTCGGGTATGTATTGCCGAGATTTCATTCTGGCTCTTCTATGCGGACAGGCCTCGGGAACCGCGCCTTGCTCCGGATAAATTACTTGCTGGGACGGTCGGCATCAGCCGGTTTTTCCGGGGTTATCTCGATGAAAGAGATGGTCACCCGGCGGTTCTCGGATTTCTTGGCGCTCTTGGGGCGGTTCTCGCCGAAACTGCACAGGAACAGCCTGGCCGGATCAACGCCCTGCTCCTCGAAATACAGGACAACCGAAAGGGCCCGGTAAGCGGCCAGCTCGAAATTGGATTTGGTCGTCCAGCGGTTGGCGCTGGATACGATGGGGTCGCTGTCGGTATGGCCGTCAATCCGGATGTAATAATTCGGTTCGCCCTTGAGGACTTCGGCTATCTTATTAAGCGTCTCTTTGGCCGAGGATTTAATGGTTGCTTCGCCGGGCGCAAACAGGACGTCGCCCAGGATATTAATTTTGCCGTCTTCAACCGTAATTCCGGCGATATCGCCGAACTGGAGCTTGTTGATGATTCTTTCCTGCAAGCGGAGCATTGTTTCCTGGTCGATGCGGGCGCCCTGCTTTAGTTTTTCAATGTCAGTCCGGGCGATTTCCAGGTCCAGGTTGGCTTTTCCGCTTTGCTGGGCCATTTCGGCGTTGGCCATTTCCAGGCTCTTGGTATGCTGGGAAAGAGTGGTCATTTCCGAATTGTAACGCTGTTCCAGTTTCCTGTAAGATGACGCGGAAACGCAGCCCTGAACTAATATGCCGCAGATAAGAGTTGCGCCCATAATTTTCCAATATCCTTTTATCATGATTAAATCCTCCGTTCCGCCGAAAAACTAATCGGCGATTATAGTCGGCTGCGATTATTTCTGTTAAGACAGCCTATTAGTAAGTATTTCGGCATTTGCCGCAAAGGGCTTTAATAAATTTATTTCTTGCCGGTCGGAGGAAACTGGTCTTTGATCTCTTTTTCCGACTCGACGCCGAATATACCGTTAAGCGTGCTGCTTAATTCTTTGGTTAAAGTGGCCTTCAGGTTGCTTTTCCCGGAGCTGATGCGCATGATATCAACCAGGAAAGCTCCGGCAAAAATCAGCAGGAAGAAAGCCCCGCCCAGCAGATAAAAGAACATAGGCGGTGTTTTGAATTTGGGGATGGCCGGCGCCATCATCATCGGGAACTGGTCCATAGTAGCGCCCATATCGGACGGAGCGAACCGCTTCATTCTTCCGGCCGGCGCTCCGACTCCTTCGGCCACGGTGGCCGAAACGTCTTCGGCGATTGTTTCGGAGACTTCTTCGGCAATGGTGACGCCTTCGTCAGCCATGCCGGTGTCTTCTTCAAGCGAAGGAACGGTGATTTCGCCGTCAATAAGCATTTCTTCGGTGGCGCCGATATCGCTGGTGGTATCTTCTTCGACAAGCGCGCCGTTGTTGGCGTTAGCGCTGGGGATTTCTATTTCGCCCGGAGGCAGGATGACAGTCGGTTCGACGGATTTGCCCTTGCGGATATCGTCCACGTCGGACCGCTTGAATTTAATCTTATCTGCATCGCGGAAGGCGCGGATTTCGCCTTCGGAGACCATTCTTTTCAATTCGGACTCGTTCAGCTTCAGTTCCTTGAGAACGTCTTCAAACAGATAAAAATCATCTTTTGCCATAGAAATTCCTTATTTAGGGGCATCTTTGCTGTCACGGTATTTCTTTGTTTCATCCCGCACTTCGGCCGGAGTCAAATCCCTGGCTTTGGCTTTAAAAGAAAACGCCGAGGGCAGGTCCATATCATACTCAATATCCCGGGCGGCTTTGTATCTTATGGTATCTTCGTTGGTGTATTCATAAATAGCCAGGGTATTGGTTTTGGCGTTAAGCACCCAGAGGATATTATTTTCGCTGCGGGTCTGGGTGGCAATGGCGATGTAATCGCCGGCCGCCCCGGAAAGGGCGTCGGTTTTGGCTGCTGCCGCAGCCATCTTTGCCGGCAGCTGGAAGAAAGCCAGCATTACGATGACGCCAACTAAGATTCCGATAACCGTATAAAGCGCTGCCTGGTTATTCTTCATAAAACACCTCCTTGAAATATACCCGGTTATGTTAGGTTATCCTGATAAAGTGTCAAGAAAAATTAAGTTCCATTTTGCACAATCCGCTCAATATCAAATACCGAGTCAAACGACAGCCGTCGATACGATGACCAGAAAAGAGGTTCTATTTAAATATATCCTGATTTTCAGGTGCGGACCGTCAAGCGCACGGATGTTTATAGATTGTGGAAAATAGGGTAGATAGGCCCTATCAGGCGGAAAAAATTACCGGCCCGCCCTAAAACACCTCGGTAAAAATACAAATCATAATTATTTATTTAATATGAGGTTATATCAAATTTGCCGTAAAATCATTAATTTATCGTTGTGCCGGGCACGGCTTTTGCGCTGTATATATAATAGACTATGTAATAATACCCCTCTCCGGAGTCCTTGGGCTAATAGTGGTGCAGAACCCGTAGCCTAAGGCTCTGCAATCATTCCCGGCTCTGGTGCAAACCGGAGTCGGGTTTTTTATTGGCCTTTTGCTTTTATCAGGTATTTGTCAACCTGGGCGTGGTTAAGAGGAGATATCCCCGTCTGTTCGTCTTTTTCATCCGAATCCCGGGTAATGATAACCGTGGCTTTTTGTCCGTTGTCCGGCATGTCGGAATAACGCGCCGTTAAGGCCGCGGCCAATTCCACGTTGCTCGGATTAAGGTCACCCCGCAGTATAGTCACCGGGCCGACGAAATCCTTGATCTCCATCAGCAAATCACCCGATTGTTTGCGCAGGGTCAGAACTTTATTGTCCTGCTCATCCCGCCCGATAACCGCTTTGGTGTTTGCGTCAATCCTGAAATGGCGGCCGTTCTTCAGAAGAAGAAAATCGTTAGTCGTCGGTGATTTCGAATATTTGAGCAGGTCGCGAACCCGGCTGCTGAAACCCGGGTCGGTCAACAGGCAACCGCCGGCCGGGCAGGGGTAATCCTTCATTTTAAACATCTCGGCCAGGGCCATCTGGGGCTTACGGGAACGGCCTTTTATGTTCAACAACTTGGCCCGGTCAATCCAGCCTGATTTTTCGGGGATGGTGGGTTCGAGCAGTCCGGCCGAAAGCGGCCTTAGAATCAAACCTTGCAGGCCGGTTTCCTTTTCAATCAGGTCAAGGGCTCTTCTATGCTGAGACATGGGCCGCTGCCCAAGCACCTCGCCGGTAACCAGAAAAGACGCGCCCGACTCCCGCATATACCGTCCGGCCGTGCTGAGCATGTTGATGCGGCAGTCTATGCAGGGATTCATATTGCTGCCGTAGCCGTGGCGAGGATTTTTGACTATTTCAAGAAACGAGTCGTTGCTGTTTATGTTTTTTATGGGCACGTTAAAGACAGACTTGAGCTCGTTTGCTTCTGAGAGACATCCGGACTTGGAGGTGTCGCACTGGCAAAACATGGTGGTGAAATGCAGGGCTTCGACTTCAATGCCCTGCTCCAGCATCAACTTAACGGCCAGCAGACTGTCCAGCCCTCCGGATAATAAAACTAGTGCTTTCATGAATAAACGATGATAAAATGGCGCAGCAGAAAAGTCAAATTAATTGACTTTTATCTCAGGTGGTGTTTAGATAATGCGATAATTTAATGAAAGAAATTATCAGCCGTAATCTGGCAAAGACCAAAGAGCGAATTTGCCGGGCGGCAGAACGTTCCGGAAAGGATTCGTCGGAAATCACGCTGGTGGCGGTGACCAAGACACAAAGCGTGGATAAAATAAAGGCCCTGGGCGAATTGGGTCATAAAAATATCGGCGAAAACCGGGTTCAGGAAGGGGTCGAGAAAGCTATTCAGTTGTCCGGTTATGATTTCAAGTACCACCTAATCGGACACCTGCAAACCAATAAAGTTAAAAAGGCCCTGGCAGTGTTCGGGATGTTTCATTCCCTGGACAGCGTCCGGCTGGCCGAGGCGATAGAAAAAGAGGCTCGGGCTTTGAACCGCCGAATTGAAACGCTCATAGAAGTGAACGTGAGCGGCGAAGAAACCAAGCAGGGCGTGAGCCCGGCTGATTTACCGGATTTTTACCGGAAGGTTTTAAGCCTCAGGTCCGGCCAAACCGGAATTGTTGTGACCGGACTTATGACAATGGCGCCGCTGATAAAACCGGGCGGATCCGCAGAAGAGTCGCGCCCGCACTTTAAAAGGCTGAAAGAAATGTTCGAGGAGTTGAAGGCCGGAGCATCCGGCGAAAACCGGGACGAGTTAAAATATCTTTCGATGGGCATGAGCCAGGATTACGAAACCGCGGTTGAAGAGGGCGCGAATATCCTGCGTGTGGGCACAGCTTTATTCGAAGGAGTCTGATATGCCAAAACTAGTCATCGAAAAAGGACCCAATAAAGGCGAGACATTCACGCTGACCTCGCAGTTCAAATCCGTTATTATCGGCCGGGAGTCGTCCGCCCATCTAAAACTTTCCGATACCATGACCTCGCGGCTTCATTTCAAGGTGGAATCACGAACCGACGGCTATTACGTTATAGACACCGGGAGCATGAACGGGACCTTTGTCAACGGTAAACGAGTTGAGGAAAAAATACTCAAAATTGGAGACATGGTTCAAGTCGGCGAAACTTTAATCTCTTTCATCGGCGACAAGCTTGACCGAGTCGATGATCGGGAAGGCGAAATAATCGGCGGCTACAAAATTATCGAAAGGGTCGGCCGGGGCGGCATGGGTACAGTCTATAAAGCAACCCAGATATCCCTGAACCGGATTGTCGCCCTTAAACTTCTTTCCGAAGAAATGGTCAAGGATAAAAATTTCATCAATCTTTTCGTGGACGAGGCGCGCTCAGCCGCCCAGCTTAACCATCCGAACATTGTCCAGGTTTACGATGTCGGCCGGACCGCCAACGAGGTGTATTATTTCTCGATGGAATACCTGCCGGGAGGAAGCGTTCAGGAAATATTGTCCAAGGAGAAAAAGTTGTCTCCGGTAAAAGCGGCGAAAATCGCCCTGGACGCAGCCAAAGGGCTTGAATATGCTGAAAAGAAAGGCATCGTGCACCGTGACATCAAGCCTGACAATTTAATGGTCGCCGAAGACGGCAATATTAAAATAGGAGATTTAGGACTGGCTAAAAGCCTGCGGACCCCCTCCAGAAACGAACTGGAAGGCAGCGTAATGGGCACGCCGCACTACCTTGCCCCGGAACAGGCCCAGGGAAAACCGGTCGATCATCGTGCGGATATTTACGCGCTGGGCTCAACATATTACCGCATGCTGGCCGGCGTTACCCCTTACACCGGCAGTTCGGTCAAAGAGATTATCATAAAAAAACTCAGGGAAAACCCGGTGCCGCTGAAGCAAATTTCACCCAGCACGCCAGACGAGGTGGTGGCTATAGTTGAAAAGATGATGCAGCGCGAAGCCGCTGACAGATACCAAAGCGCCACCCAGATTATCCCGGAACTGGCCAAACTGATTAACGCCGGAGAAACACCAAGCGAAAGAAAATCCTCGGCTAAAAAAGAAACGGCCATCAGGTCGACGGCAAAATCTTCCAAAATGATTTATGCTATTATCGCGGCCGTAGTGCTAGTTGGTCTGATTGCCATTTTCGCACTCATTAACAAAAAACCCGCGGGCAATACAAATCCCGTCGGCGGTAATAAACCACCGGTAATAGATAAAACCTCTTCGGAATTACAGCAAAAATTAGCCAGCCAGTATTTAAGGGAGGCACAGTCTTACGAACAAGACCAGCTTAATCCGGACAATCCGGGAGCAATCCAGCACAATATCGCTTTGTATGAGCGTATTCCCAAAGAGTGTCCCAATTCCACTCTGGTCAGCCAGGCAAATGCCAACATCGCCCGGCTCAAAGAAACACTCCACCAACTTAATCTAAAGTTAGAAAAGAAGAAGTTTGAAAATGAAGGGCAGGAAACATTCAACGCACTCAATAAAAATATCGAACAAAAGCTAAATGAAATTATAAGAGCGCTTAACACGGCCGATGTCTCTTCTCTCATTGACGGTTTTTCGGAAGAGTTAAACCAGATGTCCGAAAAATACACCAACACACCGGCTGCGGAACAGGCTAAAAACCGCAAGAATGAGCTGGACGAATGGTATACTCGCTTCAGCCGGGCCGAAGAAGAGTACACCAAGATAGAAAAGGAAGTTCGGGAGCACGTTCGCAATAAGCATTTTAACTTGGGGCTGAAACTGGCCCAGAATTTTCCCAAAAACCCCAATTATAAAAATACTATTTACGACAAAATGGCGGATGACCTGATCCTGTATGTGGAAAAGGAAACGGAGATAGCTTTTGGTTACCTGCTGACCCAGGTTGACGACCTGCTAAACAAGAAGTCATTTACCGAGGCCAAGAATGTATTAACCACCGCGTCTGATTCATTCGGGATTCCCCTTCTGGAAAGCAAAATCAAAGAAAAAATCCAGCAGATTAACGCACTGCTTGAAGAGCAAGCCATAACAAATCTATCGGAAGACCGTAAAAAGGATGAGGCTAAATTCCCGCCATTGTTCGTTAACAACCTCTGGTACCTCCAGATAGGCCAATTTCAGAGCATTAACCTGTCGTCGGGAGAATCCCTGTTCAAATCAAAGGAATTCCAGGAACGATGGGAAGAAGCAAAAGAAGCCGTCACGCTGGAAAAAAATATCCTTGAGGAATTTGTCACACGGCTAAAAGACTCACGGATGAATGCCCGCCTGTTCCGCGGTAAATACCTTCAGACGGCTGATGAAAAAGGGTTAATGACCTCGATTGACACTAACCCGACATCGCCTAATACGATGGTTTTCAAATGGGAAGACGTGACCGCCCAGGAATGGTATACTTTGATCCGGGCTGGCTGGGGCTTAAGTAAAAAAAACGAGCTTGAACTGGGCGTGCTCTGCCTGAGGCGCGGCTACATGGAAAAGGAAGCGAGCGAATGCTTTGCTAACGCCCTGACCGATTCCAAGCTGGAACAAACCGCCGTTAAGTACCAGAAAATGATTAAGGCAGACAAAAAAAACCGCACTAAAGAAGCGGAGGCCATATTCAACTATGGCGCTAAGCTTCTCAACGAGAAAAAGAATTCTGAAGCATTAATTGCTTTCTCCCTGATAAAATCCCGTTACAGTGACACCAAGTTTTACAAGGCTAACGAACAATCCATCAAGAGCAATATCCAGCAAAGCAAACAACCGCACTGATACGTAAAATGATACACTGCAAACAAAAAATAATTGGGGTGGTCAAGTACATCACTTCACGGAAAGGCGCGAAAAAGATATTCAAATCAGATGCGCCGCAAATTGGGATTATTCTGGGTACCGGCCTTGGCGCTATTGCGTCAACCATACAAAAACAGCTGGTTATCCCCTACAAGAATATCCCGGGATTCCTGGTTCCTACGGTGGCCTCCCACAAAGGAAACTTAGTCATCGGTAAGCTGTCCGGAAAAACGGTTCTGGCCATGGAAGGCCGGTTTCACCATTACGAGGGATATTCCATGCAAAACATAACCTTCCCGGTGCGGGTGATGAAAGCTCTGGGCGTAAAAATACTCATCATCGGCAGCGCCGTCGGCAGCGTAAACCCGACCTACCCCGAAGGCACCATAGTCCTGGTAAAAGATCATATTAACCTTATGGGCAACAATCCACTCATCGGACATAACGACGACAGCCTCGGCCCACGATTCCCGGATATGGGCCAGGCCTATGACGCGAATTTGCTTAAGATGGCCGAACATGTCGCCCGAGCTAATAAAATCAAATCACACCGCGGTATTTACGCTGCTATGACCGGCCCGAATCTGGAAACACCGGCCGAATATAATTTTATCCGCGTCATTGGAGCCGATGTAGTCGGCATGTCAACGGTCCCCGAGGTTATCGTCGGCATCCATGCGGGACTGAGAATACTTGCCCTTGCCGTTGTAACCGACCTGGCCAGGCCGGGCATCATCAAAAAGGTCAGCCTGGCAGAAATTATCCATATCGCAAACGAAGCCGAGCCTAAAATGGCCGCCATAGTAAAAGGAGTTATCAAGTTATTATGAGTCAAGGAGATAATAACACCGCGCCCGCCAAGGGCGAATCCGCCCCGGATAAAAATTATCAGGAGACGATAAACCTTCCCCAAACCGATTTCTCCATGAAGGCGGACCTGACCAGGAAAGAGCCGGTTATCCGCGCCCAGTGGGAAAAACTTGACCTCTACCACGAAGTCCTTAAGAAAAACCTCGGCAAACCCAAATACATCCTTCATGACGGTCCGCCTTATGCCAACGGCGATGTCCATATCGGCACGGCTTTGAATAAAATCCTCAAGGATATCGTGGTTAAGTTCAAGACTATGCAGGGATATTACAGCCCGTATATTCCGGGCTGGGACTGCCACGGACTGCCCATCGAACACAAGGTGATAAACGAGTTAGGCGATAAGGCCAAAACATCCTCCCAGTCCCAAATCCGCCAGGAATGCGAGAAATACGCCCGTAAATATATCGATATCCAGCGCAAACAGTTCCAAGCTCTGGGCATACTGGGCGACTGGCACAATCCGTACCTTACCCTGAATCCTTCTTATGAAGCCGGAGTGATCGAGGTCTTCCGCGACCTGGTCAATAAAGGATATATCTACCGTAAATTGAGGCCCATCCACTGGTGTATGCGCTGCGAAACCGTCTTAGCCGAAGCGGAACTGGAATACTCGGACGAAACAAGCCCATCCATCTATGTCAAGTTCCCCATCAAAGATGCAGTTGTATTGTTACAACGTTACAATGTTACCGTCCCTGCCGGGGCGAACTGCAATTTCTTTATCTGGACGACAACTCCCTGGACGCTGCCCGCTAATGTGGCGGTTGCAGTGAATCCGTCATTTGAATACACTCTGGTGGCCGCCGGAAATGATGTCCTTATTATGGCCGCCGGACTGGTCGAAAAGGTGATGACCCTGATAGGACTGACAGATTACAAGATTCTCGGCAAGGTCAAGGGTGCGGCATTGGAAGGCCTGACTTATAATCATCCGTTTGTTAAAGAGCGCACCTGCCAGGTAATCCTGGCTGATTATGTAAGTTTGGAAGACGGCACCGGCATCGTCCACATTGCGCCCGGGCACGGCATCGAAGACTACGAAAGCGGTTTGAAATATAAACTGCCCGTCATCAGCCCGGTGGACAAGTCCGGCCGGTTCACCGCCGAAGCCGGCATATTCCCGGGCGAACGCGTCTTTGACGCCGACCCCAAAATATGCCAGCTGCTGGCCGACCAGAAACTCCTCCTGAAAAAAGTGGACTTGGTCCATTCGTATCCGCATTGTTGGCGCTGCAAAAAACCGCTTATTTTCCGCGCTACGGAACAATGGTTTATCTCGGTTGACAACCTCTCAGCCCGGCAAAAGGCTATTGAAGAAGTCAAAAAGGCCCGCTGGGTGCCGGAATGGGGCAAGAGCCGGACGGCTTCGATGCTGGAATCCCGGCCGGATTGGTGCGTCTCGCGCCAGCGCAACTGGGGCGTGCCCATCCCGATTTTCTACTGCACCAAATGCAACCAGTCCCTTCTGGATGTCAAGATAATAGACCACATCCGGGCCATATTCGCCAAGGAAGGCGCTAACGCCTGGTTTATCAAATCCGCCTCTGAACTGATGCCCAAAGACGTCAAGTGCAAATGCGGTTCCGCTGAATTCAATAAAGAGAACGACATTTTTGACGTCTGGTTTGAATCCGGCTCGTCCTTCCGTTCCGTGGTCATCGAAAATAAAGACCTGCAATTCCCGGCTGATTTATATCTGGAAGGCTCGGACCAGCCGGCCCGCTGGTTCCAGTTATCGCTCCTGCCTTCGGTAATGACCCAGGGTAAAGCTCCATTTAAAAACGTCCTGATACACGGCTTTGTCAAGCGTCCCGAAGGCGAAAAGCTCTCCAAGTCCAAAGGCGCCATGACCTCGGACGCAATGGTAGCCAAGGTCGGCGCTGATATACTCAGGCTCTGGATTTCATCCATTAACTTCACCGAGGATATCCCAATCTCCCTGGAAATCCTGCAGGAAAAAGCCGACCCTTACCGCAAGATTCGCAATACCTTCAGGTATATGCTGGGCAATCTCTATGATTACAACCCGGCCACGGACGCTATCGAATACGACAAAATGCTGGAGATAGACAGATGGGCCCTGAATAAACTTCACCGCCTGATTGATATGGTCACCGGATACTACGATACTTTTGAGTTCTACAAAGTCTTCCGCGAGATTTATGAATTCTGCTCGGTGGAAATGAGCTCGTTCTATTTTGATATCCTCAAGGACCGGCTCTATACCTTCGGCAAGAAATCCGCGGAGCGGCGCTCAGCCCAGACCGTCCTGAATGAGATACTCCAGGCGCTGGTCAAGCTCATCGCTCCGATACTGTCCCACACCGCCGAAGAAATCTGGGGTTTCATACCCGGCAAAACCGGAAGTATCCACCTGGCCGACTGGCCCAAGTTCAACCGGAACCTCATTTCCGATGAAATGCAGGCCAGCTGGAGCCGGCTCATCAGCATCCGCTCCGATATCGCCCGCGAAATGGAGAAATTGCGCAAAGACAAGGTCGTCGGCAGTTCGCTCGAAGTGTCGGTCAAACTTTATACCGAAGACCAGGAACTTCTGGCGCTGCTCAAGCGTTACCAGAAAGACCTGCCCATGATATTCATCGTCTCCGAAGCCACCCTGGAATCAACCCCACTCAGCGTTGGCAATACCGTGGCCGGAGTCGAAAACCCGGCTTTATCCATCAGCGCCTCCAAGGCACCGTATAAAAAATGCCAGCGTTGCTGGAATTACAGCAAGACCGTGGGTGGAGACGAAAAACATCCCGATATTTGCCGGCGTTGCGCCGATGTGCTTGCAAAATAAATCATGACAACAATTAAACTCGCGGTTCTGTTATCGGGTTCAGGCCGGACGCTCCAGAACTTTATCGACCTGGCCGCCCAGAAAAAGCTGGACGCCGAAATAACCGCCGTGATAAGCAGCAAGGAAGGCGCCTATGGAATCGAGCGCGCCAAAAAGCACGGCATCCCGGCTTATATCGTGCCGCGCAAGAATTATAAATCA
This region of Candidatus Brocadiia bacterium genomic DNA includes:
- a CDS encoding purine-nucleoside phosphorylase, which produces MIHCKQKIIGVVKYITSRKGAKKIFKSDAPQIGIILGTGLGAIASTIQKQLVIPYKNIPGFLVPTVASHKGNLVIGKLSGKTVLAMEGRFHHYEGYSMQNITFPVRVMKALGVKILIIGSAVGSVNPTYPEGTIVLVKDHINLMGNNPLIGHNDDSLGPRFPDMGQAYDANLLKMAEHVARANKIKSHRGIYAAMTGPNLETPAEYNFIRVIGADVVGMSTVPEVIVGIHAGLRILALAVVTDLARPGIIKKVSLAEIIHIANEAEPKMAAIVKGVIKLL
- the ileS gene encoding isoleucine--tRNA ligase; amino-acid sequence: MSQGDNNTAPAKGESAPDKNYQETINLPQTDFSMKADLTRKEPVIRAQWEKLDLYHEVLKKNLGKPKYILHDGPPYANGDVHIGTALNKILKDIVVKFKTMQGYYSPYIPGWDCHGLPIEHKVINELGDKAKTSSQSQIRQECEKYARKYIDIQRKQFQALGILGDWHNPYLTLNPSYEAGVIEVFRDLVNKGYIYRKLRPIHWCMRCETVLAEAELEYSDETSPSIYVKFPIKDAVVLLQRYNVTVPAGANCNFFIWTTTPWTLPANVAVAVNPSFEYTLVAAGNDVLIMAAGLVEKVMTLIGLTDYKILGKVKGAALEGLTYNHPFVKERTCQVILADYVSLEDGTGIVHIAPGHGIEDYESGLKYKLPVISPVDKSGRFTAEAGIFPGERVFDADPKICQLLADQKLLLKKVDLVHSYPHCWRCKKPLIFRATEQWFISVDNLSARQKAIEEVKKARWVPEWGKSRTASMLESRPDWCVSRQRNWGVPIPIFYCTKCNQSLLDVKIIDHIRAIFAKEGANAWFIKSASELMPKDVKCKCGSAEFNKENDIFDVWFESGSSFRSVVIENKDLQFPADLYLEGSDQPARWFQLSLLPSVMTQGKAPFKNVLIHGFVKRPEGEKLSKSKGAMTSDAMVAKVGADILRLWISSINFTEDIPISLEILQEKADPYRKIRNTFRYMLGNLYDYNPATDAIEYDKMLEIDRWALNKLHRLIDMVTGYYDTFEFYKVFREIYEFCSVEMSSFYFDILKDRLYTFGKKSAERRSAQTVLNEILQALVKLIAPILSHTAEEIWGFIPGKTGSIHLADWPKFNRNLISDEMQASWSRLISIRSDIAREMEKLRKDKVVGSSLEVSVKLYTEDQELLALLKRYQKDLPMIFIVSEATLESTPLSVGNTVAGVENPALSISASKAPYKKCQRCWNYSKTVGGDEKHPDICRRCADVLAK
- a CDS encoding OmpA family protein, yielding MIKGYWKIMGATLICGILVQGCVSASSYRKLEQRYNSEMTTLSQHTKSLEMANAEMAQQSGKANLDLEIARTDIEKLKQGARIDQETMLRLQERIINKLQFGDIAGITVEDGKINILGDVLFAPGEATIKSSAKETLNKIAEVLKGEPNYYIRIDGHTDSDPIVSSANRWTTKSNFELAAYRALSVVLYFEEQGVDPARLFLCSFGENRPKSAKKSENRRVTISFIEITPEKPADADRPSK
- a CDS encoding FHA domain-containing serine/threonine-protein kinase, which gives rise to MPKLVIEKGPNKGETFTLTSQFKSVIIGRESSAHLKLSDTMTSRLHFKVESRTDGYYVIDTGSMNGTFVNGKRVEEKILKIGDMVQVGETLISFIGDKLDRVDDREGEIIGGYKIIERVGRGGMGTVYKATQISLNRIVALKLLSEEMVKDKNFINLFVDEARSAAQLNHPNIVQVYDVGRTANEVYYFSMEYLPGGSVQEILSKEKKLSPVKAAKIALDAAKGLEYAEKKGIVHRDIKPDNLMVAEDGNIKIGDLGLAKSLRTPSRNELEGSVMGTPHYLAPEQAQGKPVDHRADIYALGSTYYRMLAGVTPYTGSSVKEIIIKKLRENPVPLKQISPSTPDEVVAIVEKMMQREAADRYQSATQIIPELAKLINAGETPSERKSSAKKETAIRSTAKSSKMIYAIIAAVVLVGLIAIFALINKKPAGNTNPVGGNKPPVIDKTSSELQQKLASQYLREAQSYEQDQLNPDNPGAIQHNIALYERIPKECPNSTLVSQANANIARLKETLHQLNLKLEKKKFENEGQETFNALNKNIEQKLNEIIRALNTADVSSLIDGFSEELNQMSEKYTNTPAAEQAKNRKNELDEWYTRFSRAEEEYTKIEKEVREHVRNKHFNLGLKLAQNFPKNPNYKNTIYDKMADDLILYVEKETEIAFGYLLTQVDDLLNKKSFTEAKNVLTTASDSFGIPLLESKIKEKIQQINALLEEQAITNLSEDRKKDEAKFPPLFVNNLWYLQIGQFQSINLSSGESLFKSKEFQERWEEAKEAVTLEKNILEEFVTRLKDSRMNARLFRGKYLQTADEKGLMTSIDTNPTSPNTMVFKWEDVTAQEWYTLIRAGWGLSKKNELELGVLCLRRGYMEKEASECFANALTDSKLEQTAVKYQKMIKADKKNRTKEAEAIFNYGAKLLNEKKNSEALIAFSLIKSRYSDTKFYKANEQSIKSNIQQSKQPH
- a CDS encoding YggS family pyridoxal phosphate-dependent enzyme, which produces MKEIISRNLAKTKERICRAAERSGKDSSEITLVAVTKTQSVDKIKALGELGHKNIGENRVQEGVEKAIQLSGYDFKYHLIGHLQTNKVKKALAVFGMFHSLDSVRLAEAIEKEARALNRRIETLIEVNVSGEETKQGVSPADLPDFYRKVLSLRSGQTGIVVTGLMTMAPLIKPGGSAEESRPHFKRLKEMFEELKAGASGENRDELKYLSMGMSQDYETAVEEGANILRVGTALFEGV
- a CDS encoding helix-turn-helix domain-containing protein, which encodes MAKDDFYLFEDVLKELKLNESELKRMVSEGEIRAFRDADKIKFKRSDVDDIRKGKSVEPTVILPPGEIEIPSANANNGALVEEDTTSDIGATEEMLIDGEITVPSLEEDTGMADEGVTIAEEVSETIAEDVSATVAEGVGAPAGRMKRFAPSDMGATMDQFPMMMAPAIPKFKTPPMFFYLLGGAFFLLIFAGAFLVDIMRISSGKSNLKATLTKELSSTLNGIFGVESEKEIKDQFPPTGKK